Proteins co-encoded in one Amphiura filiformis unplaced genomic scaffold, Afil_fr2py scaffold_151, whole genome shotgun sequence genomic window:
- the LOC140145152 gene encoding craniofacial development protein 2-like, producing MGDFNAKVGIDWEPWNGVIGKFGIGEANDRGEKLLSFCSSNSLCITNTIFKESKPSRQWTWESPDGSTRNKIDFILIRQKWKTSVTSSRSFPSADIGSDHQLVLANIKLKLRTSGKQYKIKKFDVSKLYLQQTYSDYQVTIGGKFNPLIELPDTDIETEELWQNIKSGFNETADKVLGAKKPQRKNLVNCRSS from the coding sequence ATGGGTGATTTCAACGCGAAAGTTGGTATCGACTGGGAACCATGGAATGGCGTTATTGGGAAGTTTGGTATTGGAGAAGCAAACGACAGAGGTGAAAAGCTGCTCAGCTTTTGTTCATCGAATAGCCTGTGTATCACAAACACTATCTTCAAAGAATCCAAACCAAGTCGCCAGTGGACCTGGGAATCCCCAGATGGTTCCACAAGGAACAAGATCGATTTTATCCTAATACGACAAAAATGGAAAACGAGCGTGACTTCCTCGCGCAGCTTTCCCAGCGCAGACATCGGATCTGACCACCAACTTGTTTTAGCCAACATTAAACTGAAACTTAGAACCAGCGGGAAACAATACAAgatcaagaaatttgatgtaagcAAACTGTACCTACAGCAGACTTACAGTGACTACCAAGTAACAATTGGTGGAAAATTTAACCCACTAATTGAACTACCCGACACAGACATAGAGACGGAAGAGCTATGGCAGAATATTAAGTCAGGCTTTAATGAAACAGCTGACAAGGTTCTAGGAGCAAAGAAACCTCAGAGAAAAAATTTGGTTAACTGCCGAAGTTCTTAA